In Bos taurus isolate L1 Dominette 01449 registration number 42190680 breed Hereford chromosome 17, ARS-UCD2.0, whole genome shotgun sequence, the genomic window ACCTGCCCCCACTGTCGACACAACATCATAGGTAACGCTCCGCTGCCTCTGTCCCTGCCAAGAGGCACTGTCTTTCCCAGGTGCCTAGTGGGAGCAGGACGGGCACCACGGCTGGTGAGCCGGCAGACCACCAAGGCACTGCCGCCAGGACCTGGAGGCACCGGGGGGCCTGGGGAGGTCTGCTGGAGGGTCAGCCTGGGTCTGAGCTCTGGCTTTGACACGACTGGGTTCCTGACATTGGACCAGGCCCCTGGCCTCTCCAGCCCTCGGGCCCACAGTCTCTTAAGCAGGACAAGAGGGGTGACATGATGCTGTGTCACTGTGGGGGAGCCTGAGGGCCCAGAAGGCAGGGTGCCCTCCCCATAGCTGCTTTTCCAAGAGGGTCAGGGCCTTTCCTCTCCGGTCTCGGTTGCTCTCTGGAGGCTCTTGTCACTCAGAGCAGCTGGGATGTGGGAGATGGACCCTAATAGGAGTGACCACCCTGAGAGTGGAGAAGCAGGAGGCCTCTGCCCGCGTGGCTGGGTTTGGTGGGAGCTTAGAATGGGTCAGAACCCCTCGGTGCCAACCGCTTCAGTCTGCCGGTGTCTGCCCCTCTAACTCCGCCTGCTGACCAGTTTCCTGTGCTTCTCCCCAGAACAAAAGGGAAACCCGAGCGGCGTGTGCGTGGAGACCAGTAGCCTGGCGCGCGGGCGGCAGCAGAGGGTGATCCTGCCAGTGCACTACCCGGGCCGCGTGCACAGGGCCGGCGCCGTGCCCACCTACCCCACGAGGACCAGCATGGACGCCCACGGGAATCCGGTCACACTGCTGACCGTGGACCGGCGCGGGGAGCAAGGCCTCTTCTCGCCGCAGACCCCCGCCTACATCCGCGGCTACCCGCCCCTCCACCTGGACCACGGCCTGGCTGCGCACCGCTGTGGCCTGGAGCACCGGCCCTACTCGCCCGCGCCCCCCTTCCGCAGGCCCAAGTTCGGCGGCCGCAGCTTCTCCAAGGCAGCGTGCTTCTCGCAGTATGAGACCATGTACCAGCACTACTACTTCCGGGGCCTCAGCTACCCCGAGCCCGAGGGGCAGCCGCCCCCCAGCCTGGCCCCCGGGAGCCCGGCGCGGGCCTTCCCCccgggtggcggcggcggcggcggcagcctgCTCTTCGCGCCCGCGGCCCCGGCCTCGCCCCTGGAGAGCGGCAGCGCGTCCAGCTTCAGCTGCTACCACGGCCACCGCTCGGTGTGCAGCGGCTACCTGGCCGACGGCCCGGGCAGCgacagcagtagtagcagcagcagcagcggcagctcgGGCCAGTGCCGCTGCTCGTCCAGCGACTCGGTGGTGGACTGCACGGAGGTCAGCAACCAGGGCGTGTACGGCAGCTGCTCCACCTTCCGCAGCTCGCTCAGCAGCGACTACGACCCCTTCGTCTACCGCAGCCGCAGCCCCTGTCGCGCTGGCGATGTGGGGGGCTCAGGCCGGGGCCCCATGGTGCGCCTCGATGGCTCCCCGGCCCCCGAAGAGCCCCCGGCAGCAGCCCGTGGCCCCAGCGCCGCACGGGGGGAGCCCTGGCCCGGTCCAGCCTCGGTTTCGGCCTCCGCCTCGGGGGACCAGCTGTCCACCTGCAGCCTGGAGATGAACTATAGCAGCAGCTCCTCCCTGGAGCCCCGGGGGCCCCACAGCTCTACCTCACAAGGGGGGCTCGAGGCCTCTCCCAGCGCCGCCCCGGACCTCAGGAGGACCTGGAAGGGGGCCCGGGAGGGGCCGTCGTGCGCCTGCTGCTGCGAGCCCCGGGCCCCGGCCCCAGAGCCCAGCGCGGGGGCGGCCGGGGGCGGCGCCTTGTACCTGGGTCCCCCGCCCTGTGAGGGGTGCGGCCCCCCGGGCGGGGAGTCACAGCCCGCGAGCTCCCAGGGCCTGTACGGCCTTCACCCGGACCATCTGCCCAGGACGGACGGGGTGAAGTACGAGGGCCTGCCCTGCTGCTTCTATGAAGAGAAGCAGGTGGCCCGCGGCCGCGGGGGCAGCGGCTGCTACACCGAGGACTGCTCGGTGCGCGTGCAGTACACGCTGGCCCAGGAGCCCCCGGTCGGCTGTCACCCCGGGGCCCGGGACCTGAGCCAGCGCGTCCCCATCATTCCGGAGGATGTGGACAGCGACTTGGGCTTGCCCTCCGACTGCCAGGGGACCCGTGGCCTTGGCCCCTGGGGGGGGACGCTTCCCGGTCCGGATGCTCTGTGGCCCCACAGGGGCCTGGGAGCAGCCCAAGAAGAGCGGGTTCTGTGCTGCCCGGCCAGGGCACCACGGCCACCTGGCTGCCCTCCGGAGGATGTGGGGGCCCCCGGGGCCAGCTCCCCCAGAGCTCTCCGGGACACTCGGGAGTCCAGCGCCACATCCCCCAAGGCTGCAGGTGAGAGCGGACGGTGACAGCAGGCCCGGGTTGGGGTCTTCTCTCCCCATGGTCACTTCCTGGGTGACTTTCTTGGTGCACTTGGCTTTAAACCCCATCCATACCTGGTGATTTCCAGGTGGTACTCCCCCATCTACCCCTTCCTCTGAGCTCCAGACCTGGGGGCCTTGTGCATCCCTCACCTCTCCCCCAGATGCCGGGTATGCAGCCCACCCGACCCTCTGcaccctctcctccagggctCCCCACCCAGATGCCCAGGCCCCAGCCCTGAGCCTGCCCTGCCCCTCCTGCTTCAGGGTCCTGGGCCCCACGGTCTGTCTGTGAGAACCCTGTGTGCTGGTTTGCCCCCATCCAGAAAGGGGAATCCCCAGAAAAATGAAACTTAGCTAAAAGACATGCAGAATTCCAGTCCAGATCTTTTATTATGAGGCTGAACAGACATGGTTAAACTGCGGTAACGTTTCCATACATTTTGTCTCAGGAGTGGGCGAACGATGGGCAGCCTAGCACCTTTGAGTAGCACAGGGACCGTTCCATCTGCATAGTAAACCCCACAAGGGTCTCCGCTGCTCCCCACCCGCTGTCCGCAGCCAGGCCCATTCCCTCTCTCCAGGGTGAGGGTAGTAGCCTTCTGACTGGTCTCCTCTGGCTGATCTTGTCCTCTGTTCCACGTCGGCACCACAgttgtctttttttaaacattaagtcTGTCTTTACACCAGAAAACCCCTCACTGACTTGCCATTACCCTCTGAATTTTAGAAATGTAGACCCCTCTCCCGGCTGATCAGGCCCTGCCAACCCCTCTGATCACCTCTTGCTTCCCTCCTTGTTCATGAAGTCATCCACCCCATGCCCCCATCCTGTCCCCCTAACATGCCAGGCGGTCCCAGCCCCCAGGTGCCTCTGCCGCTTCTCTCCTGCAGATCTCGGTTTAAGCGCCCCCAGGGGATGGGCCCCTGGGTCCCTTGCCTGGTCCCCGCATGTGGTGCCCAAAGGCTGCGGGGCTGGCCGCCTCCCCTGATGGTGGTTCTCTCTCTCCCAGGACTGATATCTCGCCCGGTGGACAGTGGCAGCCCTGGAGCCTGAGCTCCGAAGGAACTCTTCCTTGGAAATGGGAACTGTATGGAGACTCCAAACTCTGACTTcctacagaaaaaagaaa contains:
- the ZNRF3 gene encoding E3 ubiquitin-protein ligase ZNRF3 — protein: MRPRSGGRPGAPGRRRRRLRCRPRGPRLPPPPPLPLLLGLLLAAAGPGTARAKETAFVEVVLFESSPSGDYTTYTTGLTGRFSRAGATLSAEGEIVQMHPLGLCNNNDEEDLYEYGWVGVVKLEQPELDPKPCLTVLGKAKRAVQRGATAVIFDVSENPEAIDQLNQGSEDPLKRPVVYVKGADAIKLMNIVNKQKVARARIQHRPPRQPTEYFDMGIFLAFFVVVSLVCLILLVKIKLKQRRSQNSMNRLAVQALEKMETRKFNSKSKGRREGSCGALDTLSSSSTSDCAICLEKYIDGEELRVIPCTHRFHRKCVDPWLLQHHTCPHCRHNIIEQKGNPSGVCVETSSLARGRQQRVILPVHYPGRVHRAGAVPTYPTRTSMDAHGNPVTLLTVDRRGEQGLFSPQTPAYIRGYPPLHLDHGLAAHRCGLEHRPYSPAPPFRRPKFGGRSFSKAACFSQYETMYQHYYFRGLSYPEPEGQPPPSLAPGSPARAFPPGGGGGGGSLLFAPAAPASPLESGSASSFSCYHGHRSVCSGYLADGPGSDSSSSSSSSGSSGQCRCSSSDSVVDCTEVSNQGVYGSCSTFRSSLSSDYDPFVYRSRSPCRAGDVGGSGRGPMVRLDGSPAPEEPPAAARGPSAARGEPWPGPASVSASASGDQLSTCSLEMNYSSSSSLEPRGPHSSTSQGGLEASPSAAPDLRRTWKGAREGPSCACCCEPRAPAPEPSAGAAGGGALYLGPPPCEGCGPPGGESQPASSQGLYGLHPDHLPRTDGVKYEGLPCCFYEEKQVARGRGGSGCYTEDCSVRVQYTLAQEPPVGCHPGARDLSQRVPIIPEDVDSDLGLPSDCQGTRGLGPWGGTLPGPDALWPHRGLGAAQEERVLCCPARAPRPPGCPPEDVGAPGASSPRALRDTRESSATSPKAAGLISRPVDSGSPGA